A single genomic interval of bacterium harbors:
- a CDS encoding VWA domain-containing protein, whose translation MFEHITQFANPELLWLLLLIPLLLIWYVFKQGRLTAALRHSSIKPFASLPVGLRVRFRHLPFALRMIALALIIVAFARPQSSARGEKVYREGIDITIVLDISGSMLAEDLRPNRLEAAKNVAEDFIENRINDRIGLVIFAGESFTQCPLTTDYAVLIDLLDKVKTGYLQDGTAIGEGIANAVNRMKNSKSKSKVMILLTDGVNNMGSIDPATAAEIAKTFGIRIYTIGVGTRGMAPYPVKTPFGIQYQPMPVEIDEDMLTQVANITDGKYFRATSNKKLKEIYEEIDKLERTKIEVTEFHRYTELFYDYLLLGMALLIAELLLSNFVFRKIP comes from the coding sequence ATGTTTGAGCATATCACACAGTTCGCGAATCCTGAGCTGCTCTGGCTGCTTCTGCTTATTCCGCTTCTGCTGATCTGGTACGTGTTCAAGCAGGGGAGGCTCACCGCGGCTCTCCGGCATTCATCGATCAAGCCGTTTGCCTCGCTTCCCGTTGGATTGCGCGTGCGTTTTCGGCATCTGCCCTTTGCGCTGCGCATGATCGCCCTTGCGCTGATTATCGTGGCCTTCGCCCGTCCCCAGTCATCCGCACGCGGAGAGAAAGTGTACCGCGAGGGTATCGACATCACCATCGTACTTGATATTTCAGGTTCCATGCTCGCCGAGGACCTCAGGCCGAACCGGCTTGAGGCGGCGAAAAACGTCGCGGAAGACTTTATCGAAAACCGGATCAACGACCGTATTGGACTCGTCATCTTCGCCGGCGAGAGCTTTACGCAATGTCCGCTCACCACGGACTACGCCGTGCTGATCGACCTGCTCGACAAGGTCAAGACTGGCTATCTGCAGGACGGTACGGCAATCGGTGAAGGCATCGCCAATGCGGTAAACCGGATGAAGAACAGCAAATCGAAAAGCAAGGTGATGATTCTGCTTACCGATGGCGTCAACAACATGGGATCCATCGATCCCGCGACAGCCGCGGAAATCGCCAAAACCTTCGGAATACGTATTTACACCATCGGTGTCGGCACACGCGGCATGGCCCCGTACCCGGTGAAAACACCCTTCGGCATTCAGTATCAGCCCATGCCCGTCGAAATCGATGAAGACATGCTCACGCAGGTGGCCAACATTACGGACGGCAAGTATTTCCGCGCCACGAGCAACAAGAAGCTGAAGGAGATTTACGAAGAGATCGACAAGCTGGAACGGACGAAGATCGAGGTAACCGAGTTCCATCGTTACACGGAGCTGTTCTACGACTATCTGCTGCTCGGTATGGCTCTGCTGATCGCGGAGTTACTGCTTTCGAACTTTGTCTTCAGGAAAATCCCGTAG